Genomic window (Marinobacter fonticola):
GCTGTTCTGGTGGCTGATCTTTGACCCGAGGCCACCGGCCATCACCTCATCGCTGGGATATGGAAAACGCATGCTGGTTCTGGCTGCGGCAGGCCTACTCCAGATGTTCCTGGGGGCATGGATCGTATTTTCGAGAGACATGGTCTACGACGTTTATGAGGTCTGTGGTCGCGCTTGGCCCTTGGCCCCGGAAACCGATCAACTCCTCGGTGGCATGCTGACCTATATTCCTCCTGCAATGATGAGCATCCTCGGTATTCTTCTTATTTTGAGGCGCGCCATGCACGAGGATGGGAAATACAAGACTCATCCCAAACAATTGGAGAAGATGACATCATGATTACCCGCTTTCGCCGAGGCTGCGCAGCTCTCTCGGCTGCCTCGTTGATGATAATACTTCTCACTGGTTGCTTTGATAACGATAAAAGCTGGAATGGAAAAGATATCAGCGGCTTGATGCCCGAACTGAAGTTCAATTTGATCAGTAGCGAAGGCACTGCAGTCTCGGCTGAGGACTACAGCGGTCATGTGAGGCTCCTGTTTTTTGGGTTCACATCTTGCCCGGACGTCTGCCCAACGGCGCTTCAGAAACTGAATCAGGCCACCAGTGGTCTGCCACCAGAGCTACAGGAAAAAGTCCTCATTTTGTTCGCAAGCGTGGATCCCAAGCGGGATACACCTGAGCGCCTCGCCAAGTATGTTAATCATTTCGGTACCGATATCGTAGGTTTAACAGGAGAAGAGCTGCAACTTCGTGAGCTGGCCAAACGTTACAGGACCACCTTCGGTTACGGTGACCCAGACACAGACGGCAATTATCCCGTGTCCCACAGTAGCGCAGTGTATGTATTTGATCGCAGAGGTAACGCTCGCCTATTAATCAGACCGGATTTGAGCGCTAAAGAAATTCAGGATGACCTTATCAACCTCGTTCAAGAGAGTTCTTGAGATCATTTTGGAAATTACTACGGCAGCTTGACCTCAATCTTTCATTACATAGCCGATAGCGTCCGGCCATACAGCTAGTTTTAGAGTGCCAAGCCACAGAGCTCAAAACCTATCTTCGAGTTAATGCTTTATTCAAACTACATTCAGCTTCGTTTGTTGAAATTCCAGCGCTTGTGGACCTTTAACTCCGACGTCTTTGTTCACCAGACATGAATACTGATGTGTTTAGCTCCTCCAAAATTATGAGATCGCCCTACAAATGAAGCTACTAATTATCGAGGACAACGTAATACTGGCAGACAAACTTGCTAGCTGGTTAGTAAAAGAAAATTACACCGTAGATATAGCTCATAATGGCTCAGAAGCAAATTTTTTAGTAGAGACAGGCAATTACCAGTCAATCATTCTTGACATCGGGTTGCCGGATGAAAATGGGTTATCTTTAATGCAGAAGTGGAGAAAAAGCGGAAGAGACGAAGCCATTCTTATATTGACGGCTCGCTCAAACTGGACTGAGCGAGTTGAGGGCTTGAATGCCGGAGCAGACGATTATCTTCCAAAGCCATTTGAATTCGATGAACTAAAGGCTAGACTCAACGCCATTGTAAGACGAAGGGATGGAAGAACAACTGACAAGATCAGCGTAGATGATTACTCTCTAAACTCAACATATCGAACCTTAACAACTCCCGAGCATGAAGAGTTTAGGTTAACGGCGACAGAATATCGTCTTCTACAATGTTTTCTTAGGTCACCAGACCGGGTTTTTTCGCAAGACGAGCTTGTAGAGGCGCTGTACAATATTGAAAGATGCCCCACCAGAAATGTCGTTCAGGTTTATATAGCCAGACTAAGGAAGATATTAGGAAAGGAAAAAATAAAAACATTAAGAGGCCAAGGCTATTTTTTTGCAAAAAAGCCTAATGTCCGAAAATTATAGCGAGCCACGCGAGCGAAGCCGTCCATGGCTCGACACGCCATACTCCAAAGCTCATTGAGTCGTCTAAGTGTTAAAACTTTTCCATGAGATCTGAAATTAATTTTTTGAGAATTTGGTGTTCCTTTTCTAAGTTTTCTACAGCTTCACGGTCATCAATTATTTCTTTAGAGGTGCGCTCATCAATGCTTTTGTTAGGGTAGCTCCTAGCTTCATTGTAACGATCCGCCTGACCGCCATTTTCACCGGCAAAGGCCACTGAAACACCACTACCCAGAAAGACAACTGTTAGTAAAATTAATGTTTTTTTCATGCGAAGCTCCGATGAATACTGTACATAGATCACTGATCCAATACCTTCAGTGCATGATCAGTAGAACATCAAAACCTTAAATACATTTGAAATTTCATACAGTTTAAAAATAATATTCTAGGTAGTGGCAATTTCTCTGGAATCCGCGCATGCGTAATTAGAGCTTTCAGGCCGACAATGAGAAAAATGGAGAAGGGCATACAAAAATCACGCATTTCCGACAGCCAGATAGTATAGATCCCCAAGCATACCTAGGGTTCCGGCGCGTTGTCGCAATCATGGCATGGGCTGGGGCGACCATTTACAACCGGCTCAGAAAACGAAGCTCGATTCGCTAGTAAAAAACGGTCCCGATACCTCCGCAAAAATAGCAGCCAGGCCCCGGACCATGGCATCAAGCTAGCACGTTTCCACTCGGGTAACTCGGCAATAAAACGCCTACATCGAACGCCACAACCGAACCGCTCGTGACGAATGGCTGGTTCAGTATCTCCTCGACAGCACCTAAGCCGCCCAAGATTGTGCAAATCGAAAGCTACGACACTACACTAATGAACGCCCGAATATGGAGCCGGGGAGCATCACCCCGTGAGAGGTTGGCTTAAGGCCCCCCTTGAACTCGCGCTAACAAATGGAAAATTACCCTTCTTTTTCCTTTATGCTTACGATACGTGT
Coding sequences:
- a CDS encoding SCO family protein; amino-acid sequence: MITRFRRGCAALSAASLMIILLTGCFDNDKSWNGKDISGLMPELKFNLISSEGTAVSAEDYSGHVRLLFFGFTSCPDVCPTALQKLNQATSGLPPELQEKVLILFASVDPKRDTPERLAKYVNHFGTDIVGLTGEELQLRELAKRYRTTFGYGDPDTDGNYPVSHSSAVYVFDRRGNARLLIRPDLSAKEIQDDLINLVQESS
- a CDS encoding response regulator → MKLLIIEDNVILADKLASWLVKENYTVDIAHNGSEANFLVETGNYQSIILDIGLPDENGLSLMQKWRKSGRDEAILILTARSNWTERVEGLNAGADDYLPKPFEFDELKARLNAIVRRRDGRTTDKISVDDYSLNSTYRTLTTPEHEEFRLTATEYRLLQCFLRSPDRVFSQDELVEALYNIERCPTRNVVQVYIARLRKILGKEKIKTLRGQGYFFAKKPNVRKL